From the Methanocaldococcus fervens AG86 genome, the window TCCTGATTTTCTAAAACTTCTTTAACTTTTCCTTTTAATTCTTCTTTATTGACTTCTGGACTTTTAGGCATGATTTTTATTTTTGCTAATACAGCAGCCATTATTCCACCTCAATTATTAATTAACCTATAGCCACTTTATAGTCCATCGAATCACACCCATAGGGCTTCGCCCTATTGGTATACCCAATATTACTAACGCTATTCTACCTAATTATGGTCCTTCGAATCCACACTTTGGACATTTGTATAGGTTGTTTAATTTTCTGCATCTTTCGCATCTTACAATCTCTACCTCTCCACAGTTTGGACATAGGAATCTTGTTGCTTTTTCTCTTGGAGCAATCTCAGCGTTGCAGCTTGTGCAAACGTATTTCATCTTTCTCACCTAATTTTTTATCTATTCTTTTCCAATGATTTTTGTGCATAGTGTGTGTTTTCCTTCTAAAATGTCTATAACTCTCTCAGGATATTTACCATTAACAACATAAGCGTTCATTTTAAATTTTTTTAAAAGAATTGGAAATGTCTCATCTACAGATGTTAAACCTTTAATGTCATTTGCATTAATGATATTTAATAGTTTCCCTTCTGGGAATTTGTCATATATGCCATCAACATCAGTTGCTATTATAATTTCCCTAACATCTAATAACCTACCAATATATAAACTTAATGAATCTGATGTAATAGCCCAAGAATGCTCGGCAATATCTGTTGAGAGGAGAAGTTTTGAAGGCAGTAATATAGCAATTTTTTCATTTTTTATCTCTTTTTTTAAATCAAATAATGTATCATAAGCTTTTATATTTCCAAGTTCAGCATAAACCTCTCCAATCAAATCCATACATTTTATTGCCAATTTATGGGATAGAGAATTTGAGATATTTAGAGTTTTATCTATCTTCCTAACAACATTTGCAAATTCTCCTCCTCCTGGAATGATAACTATTTCTTTATTCTTTTCATTTGCATAATCTTTTAATGCCTTTAATAATGGCTCTGCTTCATAAGTTAAAGAACCGCCAATTTTTATTGGATGCATATTCTCACTGTTTCAAAATTTCATAAAACACTTCAGCCATCTTAACTAAATCTTCTACTTTAATATGTTCATTAGGTTGGTGGGCTGTTTCTTCTCCAATACCCCAAACCGCTACATCATATCCCTTACATCTCAAAAATGCCGCAACAGTTCCCCCACCCATACCGCAGAGCTTTGCCTCTCTATTTAAAACCTTTTTTATTGCTTTTTTTAACTCTTTAACAACTTCAGAGTTTTCACTGCTATAATTTGGATTTTCAGATTTTAATATATCGTAAGTTATCTCTACCTTTACTGATCTGTTATAATGCTTTATATATTTTTTAAAGTCAAAGTTTTTTATAAAATCATCTATAAACTTTAAAATTTCATCTATTGTATAAGTTGGCAAAACTCTGCAGTCAAAAACAACCTCAACATATCCCGGAATTGTATTTGGGTTTTCAACCTTATTTTTTAATATTGTTGGTTCAAAGGTTGAATACTCTGGCAGAAATATTGGATTAATTTCATTAAATCGCTCATATAAATTATTGTAAAGCTCATTTACAAAGTTAAAAGCTACTATATTGGCATTCAGCCCATTTTCTGGTGTGCTTCCATGACACTGCCTCCCTTTAATGTTGAATTTTATCCATAAAATACCCTTCTCTCCAATCTCTATGTATTCACCAGTAGGTGTTCCAAAGTCTGGAACTATAATCAAATCATCCTTCTTAAATATCTCATCCTCAAAATTTAACAAATACTTTAAACCATACTCACTTCCATCTTCTTCATCAGACACAAAAATTAATGATAAATTGTATTTTGGTTCAATGTTGTTTTCAAAAATCATCTTTAGTAAAAGTAGGGAGGAAACTATCCCTTTGTGGTTATCTTCAGTCCCTCTTCCATAGATTTTCCCATCCTTAACAACAGGCTCATAAGGATTTGTTTCCCATAAGCTGATATCCCCTTCTGGAACAGTGTCCAAATGAGAAATAATATGTAATGTTCTGTCTTTTTTAAAATCTATTTTAAATACAATGTTTGGTCTTTCAATGCCATATTTGTCTATAGTGTTGTATTCTTTTAGAGTGTAATTTTTTATATTGTATTTATCAACATACTCAATTAACTTTCTCTTAACATATTCTGCCTTTTCTTTTTCTCCTTTTCCTCCAAATGAAGGATTTACTGAATTTATTTTTATTAAATCTTTCTCCAACTTTATAGCTTCCTCTATCAGCATATTCATCATCTCAGTTTATGTTTTATACAATTTGATAGAATTTTTAATATCCCTTCTACATCTTCTTCATCATTTAGCTCGTTCAATATTTTAACTTTTATGTATTGTTTGATAATGTTTTTCATAAATTTTAAGAATTTTTACTGCCTCATCTGTTAATTCATAAATTTTCTTTTCCTTTCCAATTTTTGTCATTTCTTTAGATTTTAATTTTAAACATCCAATTTTTTCAAGCTCTTTAATTATATCACTTATCGTTTGCTCCCCAACGTAATGTTTCACAGATAATTTATTGTGCTTCATCTTTTGATTGATTTTTCTGATGATGTTATAGACTGTAATCTCCTCCCCTTTAACTCCAAGTTCTATAACTTCTTTCATTAATTCCAGCTTATTATGAAGCTTTTTTGGCATAATTTCATCCAAAAATTTACTAGCATGCATAATAAGTTTAAATGCTTTATTCAAAAAAGTGGTGGGTTTTTGTTGAATATTGGTATATATACCAAATTAAGTAGCCGTATTAGTTGTAAAAGTTGTAGGGGGTGAAGCCCATGGTAGCTCCAAGAAAACCAAAAAACCCAAAAAACTAATTTAGCTCATTAATCTCTTTTTATTTTTTCCAAATTTTATTTGTATGTCCTCTCTCTTTTAATCTTACATTAAATTAAGAAAAGGTATGTAGCTAAAGCAGTTAGGTGCATTATGTATATTGTCATTCCAATCAATAAAAACCTTACTACACTCACTTTTTTATCAGATAATCTCAGTGTTATCAAATTGGCGAATGAAGCTATCAAACTCCCATTACCGCCAGCATTTACTCCATAGGCTATTGGTAGCCAATTTTCATAGAGGTTTGAGAGTAGTATAGTCGCTGGCACATTGGAAATTATTTGAGAGAGCAGAGAAGAGTAAATCATTAACATAATATCGTCACATTTTATTAAAAAGATATCAGCAATTCCAATCCTTTTAAATCCTTCAATGTCAATAAAAAGAAAGACAAAAGTTAATAAAAATAGATAATCTACTTTAACTTTCCTATAAATCAAAATAGCCAATATTAATGGAAAAAGCCATATGAAATTCAAAAATCCAAAAATGCATAACAAAACTAAAATAAAGGTTAATATATAAAATATCCATTCCTTTTTAAACTCAATATTTGTGTTTATCTTAGCATCATATTTTTTAAATTCTAAAAACGGAAAAATAACCAAAATCCCTAAAATTTCAAATGGAATCATATTGATTATAAAATCTACCACTCCAATATCATAAAAATGAAACAAAAATAGATTTTGAGGATTGCCAATTGGTGTCATGGCACTTCCAATATTTGCAGATATCCCTTCAAAGATTATAAGCTTTTCAAGGTCTTTTTTATCAGCCCCTATATACCTAAATAATATTAATGTAAGAGGAACTATAACGAATAGGGCAACGTCATTTGTTATCAACATTGATAAAATAAAAGTTAAAGCTATTAAAGTGATAAATGTTCTTTTTGAATATTTTAAGATTTTTAAAGAGACGTAATCTAAAAACTTCAAATCTCTTAAGACATTTACAATAACCATTAAATAAAACAAAGTAGTATAGTTTTCCACTCCACTACATTAATAGCGTCAGATGGGCTAACCACAAACATCAACATCAAAATACCAACAAATATAAAAATTAAAAATATGAATGTATCAACCCTCATATTCATCAACCACAGCCTTTTAAGAAAACTTGGGAAATCAACCATTTGGTGTTGATAATGAAATGCTCCAAATGTATTAAAAAACTTTGCTATGTAGGAAAAAACTGCAGAGAAGATATAAAAGAAAAAATTATGGATGAATATAAAAAAGAAGAAAATTTAAAGATTGCTAAGGTTTCATCATATATTGAAGGAGCATATTATATGAGAAAGACGAGATTGGAGGAGATTATAGAGTTCTGCAAACTTATGGATTATAAAAAAATTGGCATTGCCTTTTGCATTGGTTTAGAAAATGAGGCGAAAATATTGGATAATATCTTATCAAAATATTTTGAAGTTTATTCTGTCTGCTGCAAAGTTTGCGGTATTGACAAAGATGTTTTTGAACTAAAGAAAATTCATGAAGGAGAAAAAGAGGCTATGTGTAATCCTATTGGACAGGCGGAAATTTTAAATGAGATTAGAACTGATTTAAATATTATTGTTGGCTTATGCATTGGGCATGATATACTATTTCAAAAATATTCAAAAGCTCCAACAACCACGTTTATCGTTAAAGATAGAGTTTTAGCCCACAACACAGCTGGAGCAATTTATAGCAAATACTATTTAAAAAACTGTTAGAGGGAAGATGATGGCAAAAGATTTAAGACCAATAATATGGGATGATGATAAGAAAGAGTTAATTTTAATTGATCAGAGGAAGTTGCCAAACAAATTGGAATATTTTATTTGCAAAACTTATGAGGATGTTGCATTTGCAATAAAGGACATGGTTGTCAGAGGAGCTCCAGCCATTGGAGTTTCTGCAGCTTATGGATTGGCTTTAGCTGAAATTAGGGGAGATGATATTTATAAAGCCTATGAAGTTTTAAAAAATACACGACCTACAGCTGTCAATCTATTCTGGGCATTGGATAGATGTTTAGAAGCTTATAAAAATGGAAAATCAATATTAGAGGAGGCAAAAGAAATTCATAATGAAGATGTAGAGACATGTAAAAAAATTGGAATGATCGGAGAAAAGCTTATTGAAGATGGAGACACTATACTAACTCATTGCAACGCTGGAGCTTTGGCAACCTCTGCCTATGGAACAGCTTTGAGCGTTATTAGGTTTGCGTTCTACAATGGCAAAAAGATTAAAGTTATAGCTGATGAGACAAGACCAAGATTACAAGGGGCTAAATTAACAGCCTTTGAGTTGAGTTACGAGGGTATTCCTGTTAAGGTTATAACAGATAATACTGCTGGATTTTTGATGCAGAAAGGCGAGATTGACAAAATTATTGTTGGAGCAGATAGGATTTTAGCAGATGGAACCGTCTATAATAAAATTGGAACTTACAGCTTAGCAGTTTTAGCTAAATACCATGGAATTCCATTTTATGTTGCCGCTCCATTATCAACCTTTGACTTAAAAAGTAAGGAAGAGGATGTTATTATAGAGGAAAGGGATGAAAAGGAAGTAGCTTATATAGATGGTGTTAGAATAGTGCCAGAGAACGTTGGCTGCTACAACTATGCATTTGACAAAACACCGCCTGAATTAATAACAGCAATTATAACTGAAAAGGGAATTGTAAAACCAAATAAAGATGATATACTAAAGCTTTTTAGCAAATAATTCATTTATTATTTTGGTGATATTATGAGAAAGATTATTTCTTCAAAGGTTAGTTGCGATGAAGAACTTTTAGAGCTTTGTGAGAGATTATCAAGGATGAACATTGACTGCACGATAGAATCAAAAGGAGACCATATAAAGATATATGTATTTGGTTATGATAAAGACTCATTAAACGAAAATTATAGGGCGGTTATGAACTTAATGGATAAAGTTAGAAGGAAGTATAGGAAAGATAAAGAAGGATTGTATGAATACTCATTATCGGAGCTTAAATACCCAGTTAATAAAAACTTGGTTATTGATGCATTAAAAACCTTGGGATATAAAGTTATATACCTAGAGGATGAAAATGCTATAAAAACAGATGTGGATATTAATAAATTCAATGAAATATTAAAAGAGCTTCATGAATTGTATCAAGAGTTGAGATTTTCAAATCTCGGTTCAAAACCTGTTAAAAACTTAGTGGTTTTAGTTTCTTACATAACGAAAAAACCAGTTGATGAAGTTATTGAAGAAGCTTTAGAAAAAGGATTCTTTAGAGAAGAAGAAGGAAAAATCGTATTAAACAAAGATATAAACTTAGCTAAAAAAGTTTTATTGGAGGGAGAAAATGGAGATAAAGATATTGGAGAGGAAAGATAACTTAATAGAAGTTGAGTTAATTAATGAAGACCATTCACTTCCAAATTTATTGAAAGATATTCTATTAACAAAAGAAGGAGTGAAGATGGCTTCATATTCAATAGACCATCCTTTATTACACCCAGAAACTGGAAGATACATATCAAACCCAAAAATAACAGTAATAACTGAAGAAGGAACAGATCCTTTAGAGGTTTTAAAAGAGGGGTTGAGGGATATTATTGAAATGTGCAACACTTTATTAGATGAATTGAAGAAAAATAAATAATCCATTAATCATTTTCTATAACAAACATTTTAGTATAATTGAAAATACCGAACCCAAAGTTCCTGAAATTAATAACCGAAAATTTTATATATGGTATTGGATATCTTAGCAATATAAAATTTCAATAAAATTTTTAACTATTGAAAAATAAATCTGGCTTTTTTCAGTTTTGGTGTAAAATATTTATATTAGATACCATATAATATGGATGCTTTTTAATTTAGATTATAAAAAATAAAGGAGGATGAGTATGGACAGAGAAGCACTGTTGCAAGCGGTGAAGGAGGCTCGCGAACTCGCGAAGCCGAGGAACTTCACACAGTCATTTGAATTTATAGCAACCCTCAAAGAGATTGACATGAGGAAGCCAGAGAACAGAATTAAAGCAGAGGTAGTGCTTCCTCATGGAAGAGGGAAAGAAGCTAAAATAGCTGTTATTGGAACTGGTGATTTAGCTAAACAGGCAGAAGATTTAGGATTAACAGTTATTAGAAAAGAAGAAATTGAAGAATTGGGTAAAGATAAAAGAAAATTAAGAAAAATAGCTAACGCTCATGACTTCTTTATAGCTCAAGCTGACTTAATGCCATTAATTGGTAGATATATGGGGGTCATCTTAGGTCCAAGAGGTAAGATGCCAAAACCAGTCCCAGCTAACGCAAACATAGCTCCATTAGTGGAGAGGTTAAAAAAGACTGTTGTTATAAACACAAGGGACAAGCCATACTTCCAAGTATTAGTTGGAAATGAAAAGATGACTGATGAACAGATAGTTGATAACATAGAGGCAGTTTTAAACGTTGTAGCTAAGAAGTATGAAAAAGGTCTCTACCACTTGAAAGATGCTTATGTTAAATTAACCATGGGTCCAGCTGTAAAAGTTAAAAAAGAGAAGGAAAAGAAAAGATAAACTAAATAATAAGTGAAGGGGATAGAAATGGAAACAAAAGTAAAAGCTCACGTAGCCCCATGGAAGATTGAGGAAGTTAAAACACTGAAGGGGCTTATTAAAAGTAAGCCTGTAGTAGCTATTGTAGATATGATGGATGTTCCTGCCCCTCAATTGCAGGAAATTAGGGACAAAATTAGGGACAAAGTTACATTAAGAATGTCAAGAAACACATTAATTATAAGAGCTTTAAAAGAAGCTGCAGAAGAATTGAACGACCCAAAATTAGCTGAGTTAGCAAACTACGTTGAGAGAGGGGCAGCTATATTAGTTACAGACATGAACCCATTCAAGTTATACAAGATGTTAGAGGAAAACAAAAGTCCTGCCCCTGTAAGAGGAGGACAAATAGCTCCTTGCGATATTAAAGTTGAGAAAGGTTCAACTGGAATGCCTCCAGGACCTTTCTTAGGAGAGCTTAAAAGTGTTGGTATTCCAGCAGCTATAGAAAAAGGTAAAATTGCAATTAAAGAAGATAAAGTTGTTGTTAAAAAAGGAGAAGTTGTTTCACCAAAATTAGCTGCTGTATTGGATAGATTAGGAATCAAACCAATAAAAGTTGGTTTAAACGTTTTAGCTGTTTATGAAGATGGTATTATCTACACACCTGATGTCTTAAAAATTGATGAAGATAAATTATTAGCAGACATTCAATCAGCATATCAAAAAGCATTTAACTTGGCATTCAACACAGCATACCCAGCAAAAGACGTATTGCCATTCTTGATACAGAAGGCATTCGTAGAGGCAAGAGCTTTATCAGTAGAAACAGCATTCATAACAAAAGAAACTGCTGGAGATATATTAGCAAAAGCTCAGGCTCAAGCATTAGCATTAGCTTCAAAATTGCCTGACGAAGCTTTAGATGAGGATGTTAAAGCTAAAGTATCATCAGTAGAGGCCTCAGCTGCTCCAGCTGTTGAGGAGAAGAAAGAAGAAGAGAAAAAAGAGGAAGAGAAGAAAGAAGAAGATACAGGAGCTGCTGGATTAGCTCTATTGTTCTAACCGAAAAATATAAATAACTAATTATAAATAGTGAATTGCAAATCTATTTCAATTATTATTGTTGAATGATGAAACAAAGGCAAAATAAATAAACACAAATATATCATAAAACTAAAAATAGAAAATTGGAGGTGTAGGTTATGGAATACATATACGCAGCTTTATTATTACACAGTGCAGGAAAAGAGATTACAGAAGACGCTGTTAAAGCAGTTTTATCAGCAGCAGGAATAGAAGTTGATGAGGCAAGAGTTAAAGCATTAGTTGCTGGATTAGAAGGAGTCGACATCGAAGAAGCTATCGCAAACGCTGCAATGCCAGTTGCAGCTGCTCCAGCTGCTGCAGCTCCAGCAGCTGCTGCTGAAGAGAAGAAAGAAGAAGAGAAGAAAGAAGAGAAAAAAGAAGAAGATACAGCTGCAGTTGCAGGATTGGCAGCTTTATTCGGATAAATTCTTTATTCTTTTTTATTTTTGAACATTATATTTGTTAATTTGGATATATAACTTTTATACCTGATTAATATATAAGGTATTTATATAGGGGAGTTTTTATATTATTTGAGTTATATGCCAAAAAGGTGAAATCATGGAACCTGAAATTAAGATTGTTAATGTTGTTGTCTCAACAAAAATCGGAGATAATATTGATTTAGAAGAGGTTGCTATGATTTTAGAAAATGCAGAATATGAGCCAGAACAATTTCCTGGGTTGGTTTGCAGATTATCAGTTCCAAAAGTCGCTTTATTAATATTTAGAAGTGGTAAGGTAAATTGTACAGGAGCTAAGAGTAAAGAAGAGGCTGAAATAGCAATTAAAAAGATTATAAAAGAATTAAAAGATGCTGGAATTGATGTCATTGAAAATCCTGAGATCAAAATCCAAAATATGGTCGCAACAGCAGATTTAGGAATTGAACCAAACTTGGATGACATTGCGCTGATGGTTGAAGGAACTGAATATGAACCAGAACAGTTTCCAGGGCTTGTTTATAGATTGGATGATCCAAAGGTTGTTGTTTTAATTTTTGGCAGTGGTAAAGTTGTTATTACTGGTTTAAAGAGCGAAGAGGATGCAAAAAGAGCATTAAAGAAGATTTTAGACACAATAAGAGAAGTTCAAGAACTTTAAATTTTTAGGGATAAAAATGATTGGTATCATTGATTATAACGCAGGGAATTTAAGAAGTATCCAAAAGGCTGTAGAACTTTATGATAAGGCAGTGATAATAAACAACAGTGAAGAGTTGTTAGCTTGTGATAAAATAATTCTGCCAGGTGTGGGGAATTTTGGTAGTGCAATGGAAAACCTATCAAAACTAAAAGGGACAATATACAAAATTGTTGATGATAAAGTTCCTTTCTTAGGGATATGCCTAGGGATGCAAATATTGTTTGAAGAAAGTGAAGAGAAAAAAGGAATTGAAGGTTTAGGAATAATAAAAGGAAATGTAGTTAAATTTAAGGATGTTGAAAAACTTCCACACATGGGATGGAACAACGTAAAAATAATCAAAGACTGCCCATTGTTTGAAGGGATAAAAGATAATAGCTACTTTTACTTTGTTCACTCATACCATGTAAATCCTTCTGAAGACTGTGTAGTTGGCATAACAGAATACGGCAGAGAGTTTCCAAGCGTTATAAATAAAGGCAATGTCTATGCCACACAATTTCATCCAGAAAAAAGTGGAAAAATTGGACTAAAGATGATTGAAAACTTTGTTGAATTGCTGTAATTTAGCTTCCAGGATCATTAATTTTTTGACGTTTCATTTAAAAATTCATCTAAAAACTCCAATCCACCACCGTAATTAACTGCCTTTGGATGAATTGAAAGAAAAAACAGCTTTTTTTCTTTTATGGATAGATTGTAGTCAATTATCACTGATTTTTTAGCAGAACTTACCAATGATTTTTGGAGATACCAAGTATATTCTTTATTTGTAATCTCAATATCTGATACACTTCCATTTTTATTTGTTATCATTTTATTTTTAAAGATTATCGTTATATTTTTTTGTAAAAATACCTTTTTAGCATCTTCAGATATTTTGTATCTTGGAGGGATAAAATAATCTATATCTTTTGTTTTGAATCCACATTCTTCTAAAATTTCAAACGATTTATTCAATTTTTCTTTTGCAGTGGTTTTATTACAGTCAAACTCGTTTCCCACATGATTGTATGCATGGAATTCTATGTGATAGCCTTCTCTCTCCAACTTGTGGAGATAATCGACAAACTCAGGATAGTTTTTTAGATTGTGTTCATTTGCATGATTAACAATTAAAAAGAGATATGTCATATTTTGATAATGATATTTGTCAATAACTTTTGTTATTTTCTTTAATTCTTCAAAATAAACTGGAGAGACATCATGAATTAAAATTATTGGCTTTTGTTTCACATTATAAACATTATTATTGCTATTATTAAAATTAAAAAAAGTTAAAAGATAATAACATTACAAATATGGTAAAAAACAAAAAATATTTCAACTTACTCTTCATCTTCATTCACTTTCTTTTTTATTCTTGGCATGCATAAAATCTCTCTTGCCTCTATATTAAAGAAGGTATTCATGTTTGCAGGTTTTATGACCATTGCTGTATCAGCTCCTTTTGAAGTTCCTCCAATAGCTATAACCTCTTCTTTTGCCTTTATTAAACCTGCGTCACATGCCATAACTGTTATTTCATAACAAACCTTAACTCCCTGTCCAAAAGTTCTCAAAGTTTCTGCTATAACTTGAACCGGTCCATAACCTCCTAATTTATTTGATATTCCTCTCTCAACTCCGCTTAAAGCATGACTTCCCCTAAATACCTTTGCTCCCCTCTTTTTTAACTCCTCCTCAACCTCTTTGTCCATTGAAATTATATCCTCTCCATAGAATCCCTGGTGGTATGTGACAACAACAACATTTAAATTTAAACCTTCTTTTTCCAACAAATCAAGTAATTTTTTAGCAGTCTCTCCTGTGGATGATGCAACAACTATACTTTTTATATCTCCTTTTTTAGCCCTCTCTACAGCTATTTTCAATGTCTCTTCAGTATTTTGAGCTCCAGGATATTCAAACAATTTC encodes:
- a CDS encoding zinc finger domain-containing protein, with the protein product MKYVCTSCNAEIAPREKATRFLCPNCGEVEIVRCERCRKLNNLYKCPKCGFEGP
- the mfnE gene encoding [5-(aminomethyl)furan-3-yl]methyl phosphate kinase, which codes for MHPIKIGGSLTYEAEPLLKALKDYANEKNKEIVIIPGGGEFANVVRKIDKTLNISNSLSHKLAIKCMDLIGEVYAELGNIKAYDTLFDLKKEIKNEKIAILLPSKLLLSTDIAEHSWAITSDSLSLYIGRLLDVREIIIATDVDGIYDKFPEGKLLNIINANDIKGLTSVDETFPILLKKFKMNAYVVNGKYPERVIDILEGKHTLCTKIIGKE
- a CDS encoding M20 family metallo-hydrolase; the protein is MLIEEAIKLEKDLIKINSVNPSFGGKGEKEKAEYVKRKLIEYVDKYNIKNYTLKEYNTIDKYGIERPNIVFKIDFKKDRTLHIISHLDTVPEGDISLWETNPYEPVVKDGKIYGRGTEDNHKGIVSSLLLLKMIFENNIEPKYNLSLIFVSDEEDGSEYGLKYLLNFEDEIFKKDDLIIVPDFGTPTGEYIEIGEKGILWIKFNIKGRQCHGSTPENGLNANIVAFNFVNELYNNLYERFNEINPIFLPEYSTFEPTILKNKVENPNTIPGYVEVVFDCRVLPTYTIDEILKFIDDFIKNFDFKKYIKHYNRSVKVEITYDILKSENPNYSSENSEVVKELKKAIKKVLNREAKLCGMGGGTVAAFLRCKGYDVAVWGIGEETAHQPNEHIKVEDLVKMAEVFYEILKQ
- a CDS encoding SLC13 family permease — its product is MENYTTLFYLMVIVNVLRDLKFLDYVSLKILKYSKRTFITLIALTFILSMLITNDVALFVIVPLTLILFRYIGADKKDLEKLIIFEGISANIGSAMTPIGNPQNLFLFHFYDIGVVDFIINMIPFEILGILVIFPFLEFKKYDAKINTNIEFKKEWIFYILTFILVLLCIFGFLNFIWLFPLILAILIYRKVKVDYLFLLTFVFLFIDIEGFKRIGIADIFLIKCDDIMLMIYSSLLSQIISNVPATILLSNLYENWLPIAYGVNAGGNGSLIASFANLITLRLSDKKVSVVRFLLIGMTIYIMHLTALATYLFLI
- a CDS encoding DUF1847 domain-containing protein, with the translated sequence MKCSKCIKKLCYVGKNCREDIKEKIMDEYKKEENLKIAKVSSYIEGAYYMRKTRLEEIIEFCKLMDYKKIGIAFCIGLENEAKILDNILSKYFEVYSVCCKVCGIDKDVFELKKIHEGEKEAMCNPIGQAEILNEIRTDLNIIVGLCIGHDILFQKYSKAPTTTFIVKDRVLAHNTAGAIYSKYYLKNC
- the mtnA gene encoding S-methyl-5-thioribose-1-phosphate isomerase — translated: MAKDLRPIIWDDDKKELILIDQRKLPNKLEYFICKTYEDVAFAIKDMVVRGAPAIGVSAAYGLALAEIRGDDIYKAYEVLKNTRPTAVNLFWALDRCLEAYKNGKSILEEAKEIHNEDVETCKKIGMIGEKLIEDGDTILTHCNAGALATSAYGTALSVIRFAFYNGKKIKVIADETRPRLQGAKLTAFELSYEGIPVKVITDNTAGFLMQKGEIDKIIVGADRILADGTVYNKIGTYSLAVLAKYHGIPFYVAAPLSTFDLKSKEEDVIIEERDEKEVAYIDGVRIVPENVGCYNYAFDKTPPELITAIITEKGIVKPNKDDILKLFSK
- a CDS encoding DUF2067 family protein; translation: MRKIISSKVSCDEELLELCERLSRMNIDCTIESKGDHIKIYVFGYDKDSLNENYRAVMNLMDKVRRKYRKDKEGLYEYSLSELKYPVNKNLVIDALKTLGYKVIYLEDENAIKTDVDINKFNEILKELHELYQELRFSNLGSKPVKNLVVLVSYITKKPVDEVIEEALEKGFFREEEGKIVLNKDINLAKKVLLEGENGDKDIGEER
- a CDS encoding DNA-directed RNA polymerase subunit L, with protein sequence MEIKILERKDNLIEVELINEDHSLPNLLKDILLTKEGVKMASYSIDHPLLHPETGRYISNPKITVITEEGTDPLEVLKEGLRDIIEMCNTLLDELKKNK
- a CDS encoding 50S ribosomal protein L1, with amino-acid sequence MDREALLQAVKEARELAKPRNFTQSFEFIATLKEIDMRKPENRIKAEVVLPHGRGKEAKIAVIGTGDLAKQAEDLGLTVIRKEEIEELGKDKRKLRKIANAHDFFIAQADLMPLIGRYMGVILGPRGKMPKPVPANANIAPLVERLKKTVVINTRDKPYFQVLVGNEKMTDEQIVDNIEAVLNVVAKKYEKGLYHLKDAYVKLTMGPAVKVKKEKEKKR
- a CDS encoding 50S ribosomal protein L10; this encodes METKVKAHVAPWKIEEVKTLKGLIKSKPVVAIVDMMDVPAPQLQEIRDKIRDKVTLRMSRNTLIIRALKEAAEELNDPKLAELANYVERGAAILVTDMNPFKLYKMLEENKSPAPVRGGQIAPCDIKVEKGSTGMPPGPFLGELKSVGIPAAIEKGKIAIKEDKVVVKKGEVVSPKLAAVLDRLGIKPIKVGLNVLAVYEDGIIYTPDVLKIDEDKLLADIQSAYQKAFNLAFNTAYPAKDVLPFLIQKAFVEARALSVETAFITKETAGDILAKAQAQALALASKLPDEALDEDVKAKVSSVEASAAPAVEEKKEEEKKEEEKKEEDTGAAGLALLF
- the rpl12p gene encoding 50S ribosomal protein P1, which translates into the protein MEYIYAALLLHSAGKEITEDAVKAVLSAAGIEVDEARVKALVAGLEGVDIEEAIANAAMPVAAAPAAAAPAAAAEEKKEEEKKEEKKEEDTAAVAGLAALFG
- a CDS encoding TATA-box-binding protein, with translation MEPEIKIVNVVVSTKIGDNIDLEEVAMILENAEYEPEQFPGLVCRLSVPKVALLIFRSGKVNCTGAKSKEEAEIAIKKIIKELKDAGIDVIENPEIKIQNMVATADLGIEPNLDDIALMVEGTEYEPEQFPGLVYRLDDPKVVVLIFGSGKVVITGLKSEEDAKRALKKILDTIREVQEL
- the hisH gene encoding imidazole glycerol phosphate synthase subunit HisH, with protein sequence MIGIIDYNAGNLRSIQKAVELYDKAVIINNSEELLACDKIILPGVGNFGSAMENLSKLKGTIYKIVDDKVPFLGICLGMQILFEESEEKKGIEGLGIIKGNVVKFKDVEKLPHMGWNNVKIIKDCPLFEGIKDNSYFYFVHSYHVNPSEDCVVGITEYGREFPSVINKGNVYATQFHPEKSGKIGLKMIENFVELL
- a CDS encoding DUF2334 domain-containing protein; amino-acid sequence: MKQKPIILIHDVSPVYFEELKKITKVIDKYHYQNMTYLFLIVNHANEHNLKNYPEFVDYLHKLEREGYHIEFHAYNHVGNEFDCNKTTAKEKLNKSFEILEECGFKTKDIDYFIPPRYKISEDAKKVFLQKNITIIFKNKMITNKNGSVSDIEITNKEYTWYLQKSLVSSAKKSVIIDYNLSIKEKKLFFLSIHPKAVNYGGGLEFLDEFLNETSKN
- a CDS encoding pyruvate kinase alpha/beta domain-containing protein — its product is MKLFEYPGAQNTEETLKIAVERAKKGDIKSIVVASSTGETAKKLLDLLEKEGLNLNVVVVTYHQGFYGEDIISMDKEVEEELKKRGAKVFRGSHALSGVERGISNKLGGYGPVQVIAETLRTFGQGVKVCYEITVMACDAGLIKAKEEVIAIGGTSKGADTAMVIKPANMNTFFNIEAREILCMPRIKKKVNEDEE